The Buteo buteo chromosome 23, bButBut1.hap1.1, whole genome shotgun sequence genome contains the following window.
TAAGCCCTTAGGATAAGAAAGTAAGGGCCAAGATGAGTTATAGAAACTTACTGACCTGACACAGAACCACACTCTTTCTCTCTATGCTGAGAACGTGTTAAAAGaaacttcctctttttttttatttacaaggAAACAGAGATTACAATACAGTTTGCAAGAGAGAAtagccatttttaaagcaaaaccaaaagcaagaaTTATAAAGCCTAGAATAAGCAACAAGCACTGTCACTCATCACTGGGCAAACTTTAAACATTTAGTAGCATGGAAGCACCCCTAGGTTTGATGGCACTGGAGAACGAAGCCCCTTGCCCACAGCTGTGACGCTGCTCTGGACACAGTCCCTGGCAGCGAGGGTACCAGGGCAGCCGTGCCCCACACCTGGACTGCTGAATCCATGCATCTGCAATAGGTTATTTGAAAATGAACAGCCTGCCCATGCAAGAAGCCAGCTGAAGCCCACAAAACTCATTTCATCTTATCTATGAAAACACTAAATTTTGCCACATAAAGCTATTACTTGTCTGGCCTAGATTCAGAGGAACAAGCTAGACTGAAAGGGTCTTTAAAAACACCATTAATGATCACCCTGGGAAGTGAAGGACCTAATGCATTTACAAACACCCACTATTCTTCCCCTCACACTAACCCAGTTTCCTGAATCTTCAAGGACCCAGTAAACAACACGCTCAAGAACTCCTATATCTAATTTTATGTGGTCAGTGAATGTGGACAAACCAGAGTAACATCGCTGTGGGATAAAAATGGTAATTAATGCAGAAGCCACCCAAAGCTGAATGGCTGAAAAGCACAATGCATTAATGATTCCATTTAGAGGCTATTAGAAAACTGCTCTGTTAAGATGAACCACATTTAGAATAAAAACCTAGCAAGcacctgcacacacacaaaaagaagcaggaagaaaaagtattcCATGACAGATATATACAATAGTCAATCAAAAATGCTTGTTTCTTAGAAGTGTATAAACcccaaactgttttgttttgggtttttttaatacaacctACTTATTTCTCAGCACACTATCCAAATATTGGACAGCAAGTCATATTTCCTTGACAATTTAGCTGTGCAAATATTATGTTTGTTCAGAAGATAATTATCTGTAGTctggagaaaacacaaaatgcatACACACACGTTTGATTTATATGCTTATACACCATAAGCAGCCAGTCACACTGTGCCCTACCTCGTTACCACTCAGCTACTCCAGTAACTGTCCTCTGTACAACCTGACACCagcaaaataacaacaaaaggCTCTTAGTCACCCTCACAGTCTCAAAACTAAAATTCTAACATTTCCCTAGTTTAGAAAACAAGGATGTTTTCAACTCCTGGGCTTCCAGAGCCCGAGCGGTGGCTCAGAGCACCGCTGTGTGCAGTAGTTAGGCACTTACCTCTGAGCCCAAGGTCTGTGGGGCCAGCGCAGCCCTGGAGACACCCCACATACACAAAGCCCCCCGTGAAGCCCCCAAACGTCAGGCCATCCGCTGCCAGGTGGCGGCACTGACCAGACACAGGGCCGCCCACCCAGTGCCATGGGAGCTGGGACCAGCTGGCAAATCCACCGGAGTGGGCGACCATCACCCCTCACTGTGGGGGCAGAGCCAAGAGGTGACTGTGCTCCTGCCGCCTGCTCTGCCCTCCTGGGCCCGGGGGGCACCCCCAACGCGGGTCCCCCAAACTGTCACCCACCCCACACCCgcccgagcccccccccccggcaccggAGGGTGGGCAGCGCTCGGACCTAACGCTGGGCCCTCgggggcagccagggctggggagggacagggcaggagctggcgAGGGGACAccagggagggcaggagatgtGGCACTGCCCCGGGGGGGCTGCGCtgccggtggggggggggggaacaacgGCCCCGTCCATGGGGGTaacggggggcggggggggtcgGTACCGCTGCTGGGGGCGGGGTAGCGGGAGGGAGGCGGCGTCCCCGAGGGACCGGAGGAGGCGGGCCCGCTGACGGGGAGAGGGGGTGTGGGTGTACCGGGAGGGCCGGTGCCGCGCTCGGAGTCACTCACTCGGTGATCTTGGGGTCGAGGTTGCCGATCCAGAGGCGGTGCCCGTCCTGCAGGGCGCCCTCGGAGAGGATGGAGGCGTTCTCCAGCGGCAGCGTCTGGCGCCCCGGCTCCATGGCTCTGCGGAGGGCACCAGTGAgagcggggcagggcgggggggacgCGGGCCGGGGCCGAGGGGACGGGCCGGGGCCGCACTCACCATGACACCGCGGGACCGCGGAGGCCGCGGCCGCTCCGTCCTCGCGTAGGCCTCGCCCCGCCCTTGGCGCCGCTTTCTGACGTCACGCCGCCGCGCGGCGCGATGACGCCGGCAGGAAGGCGAAGGGCTGCGCGACGGTGAGGCAGGCGGCGGGCGGACGCAcgcccttcccctcccctccgccgcccccgGTCCCCAATCCCCGGTCCTCCAATCTTCGGTCCCCGGTCCTCCAATCTCCGGTCCCCAATCTCCGGTCCCGGGCCTCCGCGGAGCACCGGGGGAGcgcgcgggcggggcggggccgggccggcgcgTCCTGAGGAGAGGGAACCGGCGGGGGGCGTGGCCAGATGAGAGGCGTGGCCTTGTGTCATGGGGTTGTGTGGAGTCGGGTAAAGGGGCGGGGCATcgcgcggggagggggcggggtcTTTCCCGCGGTGGGCGGGGCCTGCGCGCACGTGTGGCGGGGTCCGGGAGCCCCGCGGGgtccccgccgccgggctccgggttggggcgggggggggggagcagtcGTCGTACCCCGAGCACGGGGGTTGGGTGACCCCGGGACCGTCGTCGGAGCGGCGGAGAGGAGCCCGCGGCCGGGAACGGCCGGTCCCTCCGGTGGCCGGCAGCGGCGGCTTCCCGGCTCCCGCAGCCATCGCGGTCTTGTCCGGGAGGGACCGAGTTTTCCGTCTGTGGTTGTGCAGATCTGAGCGCAGCAGAGCCGCAGCTGCAGGAACGCCTCCGAGCCCCGGGCGGCCCAGGCTGAAATAACTCCTGTAAACACGGGGGAGCCTGCGGGGGGTTGGGGCCTGAAACCTCCTGTGACAGAAATTAAAGTGCCTACTCAGCTGGCGTGCAAATACCAGATAGTTTGACGAGCTGTTCCTGCTTAGCAGACGCGGCTTTTGCCTCACTTGCCCGTGTCCCTCTGGTCAGATGTGCAAAGGCTGCGCAGATAATGTGGGTACAGGCTGGCTGCCACTGAGCCCCTTCCGCTGAATTTACCTCTTGGTCACTGCAGTACGCCCACACCCGCTGCCTACAGTGTTGAACTGTCACCTTGCACTGATAGGTACAGCTAAGACctgcatctgtttctttttagcatgccttttctcttttccaggtgAGTTAGAGAAGAGCTGTAAACGATGGCTATGGCACTAAGGTGCTTCCGTCATCTGCCTTCCCTGCTTTATCGTTCTTCGTTCACAACGATACGGGGGCTGCCGCAGGctcctgcaggctgcccagccctgctcctggatGGCTGCAGGCAGTGTGTCCATCAGATGCTGCTGACCAGACAGCTAGCTACCAAAAAAGGTGAAGGCGGCAGGCTTTTTCCTAGTGTTTGCAACCCCTCAGTACGTTGctagaatttcttttcttatccCTTTTATCTCATGTACCAGTATTGATCTAACTTAGGCAGAACGCAGCTCTGGAGGAGCTGGTTTGCCTGACAGTGTTGCAGCGTACAGGAAACCTTAGCCCTTCCCATGGGAGAGGTGCCACAGGgagttgctgctgctgcgctgGGGCAGTAGGTAGCAATCGTCACAGTCCAGGCTGGAGTCAATGCACACAGCATGACCTACAAGTATATTTTGACTTATGTACTCAAGAGCTGGGCTATTTACTCATTAAAAAATATCGTTACTTTGGTTTATCTTGGACTCTATTCTGAATCTAGCAGGGGTCTTAATATCTTCTTTCTACATTCTAATGCAGCAACTAACTGTTGtcagaaatagaaattaattttatgtgtAATCTGCAGCTAAAGGTAAAGGGCAGAGTCAAGCCAGAGTGAATATCAGTGCTGCCCTAGTTGAGGATATTATCAATTTGGAGGAAACCAATGAAGACATGCAGGCAGTGGTAGAagctctgaaagaagatttCAGCAGAAATCTCAGTGTTAGAACATCACAAGGTTGGTAACTTTCTTGTATCATGCTCTATTGCCTGTAAATAAGGATATCAATCCTAGTAATGGAGAACTctgattttttcaaaattgattttctttttattgagTTATTCACTGGGCACCCAATTACTACAACCTTGACATCCCCAACTAAAGGCTTTCTTCACCCTGAGCTTGACCAGGAAGAATCCATTTTTGTTAACAGCTTCCTGGAAATAGCTTTTGTAAGTGGGAGATGTCAAAAGTGTCTAACTGAACTGTTTGCAGATGTGATGAAGCAGCAGGTTGTCAGCTAATGGTGCAGTAGGGCAGGAAAAATCCAATTGCCATTAAATTAGCCTTTTGGAAATTGCCATCAGGCTGGTGTCTGGCATATACAAACTACTTTTGCTGTGGTTAGTGACCTTTACAAGCCTTGTTCACTTAGTGAATTTTGTGTTTTAGGAAGAAATGTGAATATATTTGACTAAGCTACAGTTACTATAACACTCTGAACGTACATATTTGTAAGTAGTATCAAGTTTCAGGGAtaaaattttaacattaaacAATGACCAAATTTGAATCATTCACCACCCCAGCTCTGGCAGGGGAACTTCAGTCTTTAATGGGGTTGGAAAGTGTAGCTCAGTCTCttaactatttattttaactataggtattttttttaattgcactgATAAAGTACCTCTTGTCCCGTGTGCCTTTTGGCCTGTTaacattttgcagcagaaaCTAGAGAGCAGATTAAGAGTAGCTCGGGGAGAAACTGAATACTTTAAATTAGGCAGCGTACAACACCTCCTCTTGGGACTTGGAACAAAAAAATGGGGGGTTTAAGAGAACACTGCTAAGTTAAAGACAATAGTTGTCTTGATTTTTATAAcaacattttgattttcttttaagttctaagaattaaaaaataattattttcttttaattcttaaCAATCTTGCTTAGTTTTCCTATTCTAGTACCAAAACCAAGAGTTCTGTTTCCATGTTTTCGTGCTTTAGAGTAATGTTGAAATATTTAGCTTGCAAGTACCACAGGGGATGCATGAACATAAACGGCACCTGAAGTCtgaataaacacatttttttttcttttgtaacatCTGTATTTTGCACACCAGAAGGGAAGTGGGACACTGCgtatgtgtttttcttcagcatcGCTGTGAACTGCTGTATCATACTGAAACTCCCCTGTGTTTGGTTCTTTTGAGGGGCCCTTGATCACATAATCGTGATGACTAAAGATGGGAAGTTTCCGCTGAACCAGCTGGGGCAGATCTCACAGAAGTCACCGCAACTCATTATAGTGAACATGACCAATTTTCCAGAGGTAAGAACACGTTACCGAAGGCATTGCGAGGGGAGGTAATTACCACGGGAACAAACAGGTTGATGCTGAGCAAAGGAACATTTAGACAAAATCAGTCAAACCTGGCAGGGCTGAGAGCTCTGGCTGGGCTGCGTGTCACTTTGCAGCTGATGCAATCCAGAAACGGTATTTTGCTGCTGACTGCATGGGGCGAGCGACTCTTCAGCCCTGCCTGGTGCACAGAGCATCTCACGTGCAGCGGCACAGGGTCAGATGAGAGTTCAGTGCTGCCCGTCAGGCTGTGATTGCTCTCAGGGTTGCATCCAATAAATGCTACAGTATGAGGGGTTTGCTTTGGGGACTGGTTTCCCATCACTTGGATCTGCAAGAGCTTGGTTGAAAAGTGGTGCTGAGCGTGTGGCAGACGAGATGCCTGGATTAACTGTGCCCTGCCAGGTTTTCCCATGGTTTTACGGCACCCAGTAGTCTTGAGCATGTACACACTCTCCTTTGGTTCACCTGAATTACACACATGGAAGCAATGTTGCATCTGCCCCACTGTATTTATGTCATTTCAGTTCCTTATGAAAATGTGACCATGCACAGAACCAGGCATGTAGTTGGAATAGTCTGTGGTTGTGCTGGGGACACCATCAAACTCCTCTACAACTTGCTTACTTATCACAAGGGCTGGTGACACCCCCTGAGAGCTCATGGAAGAAGCTGCTGATGTAGCCTACGAGCTTCTGAAAAGCCTCCCTGGTAGGACTTCAGCGGGGCCCGTGCTAAGTGTTGTCCTAGGGCCTGACTCAGGCACTGCTGAGGTTAGCGAGGTCCTCCcttggcagtgcctgcagggcAGAACCCGAATTAGGTGCTTTGACCCATCCACTGGGAGAGCCGacttcctttaattttctgcaGGAGCCTTAGTTAGACTTGCCCCTAAATGAGGCAGCAAATCTGAATCCCACCTCAGGATCAAGCACTAGTGCTCCCCTGCAGCGGGCTCACACAGATAGAGCTGGGCAGCCCTGCTGATAGGAGCAGTAACGAGCGCAAGGTTAGCTATTCATCCCGCTCCAGGTCTGGAGGTTTGCCAAAGCTTATctctatttattttgcaaaggcTTTCCCCAATTAATTAAGTCAGCAAAGTCTCAGAGGAGGTCAGTGTAAGGCACTTGATAGCTAAGTGTTTCTTAAAGTGTATCCAGTGTGTATAATGGCTTTGAAGAATGAAGGCTCCCTCATCAGCGAGTGCACCGAGGTCCCTCGGAGTGCCAGAGCTGAGAGGACTGGGGAAGTCACTCCATGACTTAGCCTGTGTCCAAGCAGGAGCTCAGGCTGAGAAATGGGCATGTGAGAAATTAAATATCACACTACATAGTATTGCCTACCTTTGCTTTCTAAGCCAAAGGACCGTTTTTCATGTGAACTAGAGCTAGAACTGTTTCTCTCAACGCAGTTGTTTTATACCATAACTGTTCCATGGATAGATTGAACTCTTTAAAAGCATTGCAGACATGTTTACTTTATGTCATTATTTACAGCGTATAGTCAGTACTTCGTGGCATtgaagagcaaataaaaatgcctgAACAGTctaggaaacaaaataatcatAGAAAAGGACTTGCAGGGCCAAATTCTGTTTGCCTGAGAGTTACAAAATCAAACAAGACTATGTTTTTTAAGCACAGCTATTTATTTCATGGGCTGCAAGAGGATGGGGGCAATATTGCAATATATCCCCTTTCTATCTCCTCCAATATGTGTGTTAAACAACACAGCTTTTACTGAGCATTTCCTTCCTACAGAGCAAGCACTGTCCGTAGAATAACACGTTTACATTCCTAACATGCTGAGATCATCTTGGTTACATTTTCTCTGCCCTTGTTGTGTTCTAGAGGACAGCAGTTATGTCTTACAAAACACGAGCAGAGCATTCGTTTTGTTCAGTGATGTCACACATCGGAGACCTGAACAAATACGCAGAGCTTTAGTTTGTGCCTCAGTTGACAAAAGCTGAACTTTATAAATACAGTCtactgcagcagcctggagctAAAGTTAACGATGGGAAAGAGTATCAGAAATAGCAATGCGCCTTGTAGGAAATGCCATGCGAGTGCCACAAGAATACAGACTCGCTCGGTCTTGTTATTGTCAATGTCAAGAAGGAAGCAATCTGGCAGAGTGCTGCGGGAGCTCCTGGCAAAACTCTGATTTAACTGTAAAGCCTGACACTCTGTAAAGGTACGCCAGTGCCCTGGGATGGAGAAGGAAGCCTTTTAATTACTTTGCAGTTACCAGGCAAACCTGTGCACCCCACCTTTTAAGCAGAGCAGAGTGTCAGCCAGCAGTGGTGGAGTTTTGAGAAGTTAATCCTAAGTAATaagctgtaaaataaacatAGAGCTGGGCACAGGCGCTCTTTCTCAGGCAACTGCTACTGCCCCAATTTAATGTGGTTAGGTTGTAGTGCTGAAGTGGTTAAGTTAGTTAACATTTCTAAATTGGCACTGTGTGATTTCTAGTGGGAAACATTCAACTGgaatttttaaatgctcagAATCTTTCATCTCCTTTGCCACAGTCAGGCTATGCCTTGGGAATTTATTGTGGTTTCACTCTGCGTTGCCTCAAACCATTCAAATAGTttcaaagaagcaaaacagttttcttttgttgttgcttcctttcccctctcccccccttcATGCCCCCCTACCCTGATACCAAGCGCGGCCGTAGTTTCCCATTCGGTTTGATCAAAGCTCTCTGCACCAATGTAACTTCCTGATCTTACTGGTAACAGAAGTAAATGTTTCCATGTTCCGTGGAGATGGATTGCCAACTATTGACAGAGTTCTGGCATATGGGAATGATTATTTCCTAATTCCCTTTACCTTTTGATCTGTTTTACAGAGCACAGCTGCAGCTACGAAGGCTATAAGGGAGAGCGGCATGAACCTGAACCCAGAAGTGGACGGGACAATAATTCGGGTGCCAATTCCTAAGTGAGTATTGATGCCTGCCTGAGTTCATCATCATGCAAGATAATGCAATAGGTTGCAGTGAGTGCCCTTCAGAGGGTAGGCATGCACGATTGCTGCAATGTTGTGATGTAGCTGCTTTCCAAATAGCTGTATTTcaggttcagaaaaaaagtctgagcCCCTAAAAGCATCTGGTGGAACCTCTTCCAAGTGTCTGAGCTCTAACTCACCACATTTTGGCATCTGATGGTTGGTCTTATTGTTCTTTATCTTCCCCCTGCAGAGGAAAACTTGGTCCTAGCTGGCTGCAGCCCTTTGCAGGAGACAGCCAAAGGCTTTTGAAGCTGTATTGCCTTAATTCAGGAGCTGCTTCTTTGCTGCCCCGCTGTAAATTCCTTGAATTACACCAGCGAAGACAGCAGTAATGCAGTAGTGAACCAGTAGTATTAGGGGTGAATAGCACCTTGCTAGAGAGAACACTAAAAGTAAGTgatgaaagaaagagggagaaaattgATAGCTTTGACTAAAATATCCACTCCCTCTTCTCGTGTAATACACATTCTGTAACTGATGGCTGCGTAGAAATTGTGGTATAGAAATTTGATTGAAAACCAGGCTGCTCCTGGCCAAGGACTGAGCATCACTTCCCTCACCCATCGCAGGTGTCTCCCAACCCTTGGACAAGGCAGGAGGTGCCACTACATCAGTGCTTCAGTTTGGATCAGGAGAGCGCTTTTGAAGCAATCCTGATGATACCTGATACCTGTTTAACGTGCTTTGGGCTGCAGCATGCTGGGGTCTCTGCCTGTGAACGGGATTCCTTTCAGATTAAACCAGAGAGGTACCGTCTGGGCGCGCACCGAGTGTTCCCCCACTGCGCACATGTATTCTGTTCCTGGGACCAGGCTGGACCCTGTGGTGAGCAAgacctcccagcagctccactCGTACTGTGCTGCGCAACTCACTAGCATAGACATGGCCTCTAACAGGGGCAGTAGCACTGCTCACCCAGGTTTGGGTGGTGCGAGGAAAATTCACGAGTTCCTGGGGGTGCTCGGACCCTGCAGCAGTGGAGCCCTCTAAATACCCTGGACAGATGTGGATGTACGTGGTCTCACAGCCTGGGCTTACATGGCGCTGGGGTGCTGCGAACAATTCCCACAAAGGGTAAAGACAGCTCTGTACACTGCTTGTGCGCACAAACACCTTGCACGTGCGCTGCATTTTACAAGCAGGTGACTTCTCAGTAAAGATGAACCAAGTATTTCTTGTGCTTTAGATCTACTTTAAAAATTCTATGGAATTTTATCTAGCATTTTCATCAGAGAAGTCTAATTGCAGCTTTCCATTGCTGTCGGTGAGAGGGAATGACATTATCATTCTATTTGctgattttcctttcctgtgttcCCTGCCCTTCCCCCATTCCTcaggagaggaggcagaggaggaggagggcaccATTATCTTCATAATTGCTGAGGCTCCCGGGTTGCTGCACAGTGGTTTGATTGTTAATGGGCACTTGGGTCATCCTTGAATATGAATTGCAGGGGAGGAAACTCCAAAACTGCAAATcccaatcttttaaaaaatactgttttttaaacaaacatgtaCGGTCTGTCACTATCTTTTGTGGTGCTGCAGAGCGAAAACAAGTCTTCTCTCCCCAGGGAAGATCTGCCTAGTGTGCTCCCTTGTTCCTCTGGTATGTAAGGGTTGCTGCTCCTGGCCTCTTTCCCCCTGGCTGCTTGGCAGCCCTGGGAGTCCTGAGTTAAAGAGGTTTTCAGAGGTTTTTGGCCTGGGAGACGTGCCCTGCAGATCTGCCCTCGCAGGCACCTTCAGTCCCGTTCACTCACCCGCTCTTCAGTAACACGAGTGGGTCTTTCAGAGTTTCATCCGCTTACCAAAAAGACAAGCGGACAGTTTCAACCTTTTAAAACCTTCTAATGCAAAGCAGGGCAGAAGTAATAAAATTCTCCTAGAGGCCTCTCTTATATCCctgaattacttttaaaaattttctaagtttttcattttcccaaCTCTAAAGGTGTTTACAAAAGAATATATGACTGACAGATGCAGTGAAATTGCCAAAATTATGGCAGGTGTGCAAAATGAGCaaacaaatcagaaattaaGAGACAATAttgtttctgcagaaattgGCTCTTTCATGAGGGGaggcacaggaaaaataaaatcaaacctgAATTGTCCTTACCTGtcattaaaaacactttttagtCTGACCTATCAAGCTGGACACATATGCATCATATTTTGCCTTATGCAGGTCCAGCTATGCTTCAGTGCTTGAGAGTGTTTCAGCTGAGCATTTTAACATGGAGtttacttttcattatttaCTCTATTAGTTTAGATTTTGCATTGcagttttaacagaaaaaatacactCATTTCGTTCATGTTTACTTCTGCTGCCTGCTAGGATCCCCTCTGCTCCCTAAGGCATTCGCCTGTTTGTGTTGCTAGCACTGCATAGGCAATATTTATTTGTGTAAAAAGTATTCTCTGAGggtttaaaaaattaaaaaaaaaaaaaagaaagaaaaccagccaTGGGAACATTTGTATTGGTTGATCTTTTGGCCGAATTTGACCTGACCTTGTGTCTTCTATGGTATTGCCTCATTTTTAGATTCATCTTTTTTGGACCCATTGTGTTGCACTGGATATTGTTTGTAaattagtaatatttttatacatgcTTTACTGAAAACCAGATGACTCATTTGAAAGTTTAATGACTCATTGtgagttttttttcctttgccctttAAGAAATATGCAAAGATACCTACTATGGGGAGAAAggactaaaaaaaatttcatttgaaaaaaacccaaagctgttTCTCAGCTGCCTTGCTCTGGATCGCCCATCATCAGAAGTCTCTTGCTTGCTTCTTGTTGAGCAATATATGTTGCACCCTGTGTTTATCTGCAATTATGCATGCAGAGTATTTAGTTAAGCCTACTTTCCTTTAACTGATCTCTCTCCTTCACAGGAAATTCCTAGCATTTGAGGTACAGAAATTACTCTTACCCGCATAAGTGTCTTGCCTTGGAGACGAGATGTGGCCGGTGTCATCCTCCCTGTGGGTCTGCTCCTGCTGTATGCGGGGACAGGAGCATCCAAGGGTTGCAGTGCTTAAACCGCTGGTCTCTGggggaagcagaaaaagaggagaTGTTACCCGTGGGGCGGTGTGTGTTTCTGAACACCCCGGCTCGTCAGTCACTGGGCTCTGTCCTGATCCTGCCAGGACAGGACCGTCCCCGGGGGAACGGCAGGATTTGAGCCCGCTGCTCCTTGAGCTGCAGGGGAGGGCGGCATTCCCGCGGGGGAGAGCAGAAGGGGCAACAGGCAGGGACGTTGTCCTTGTTCCCCAATTCTGGCACTCCTTCCCCAGGTTCAGTTCGTgcttttttttggctttaaagAGGGGCTAGGGGCAATGGGTActagacagaaaagaaaacatatctaAGAACAGCTTGGAAGTCCCAGATCTGGGGGCAGGATTAAACAACTGTCCTTAGAAACCGTGGGCCTGGCTTGTGTTGATGGATTCCTTAACCAGAAACAGCATCTGCTTGAAAAAGTGTCCGTTTCTGGCATTGTTGGTAGCATTGCTGAGAATTTACACACAGTCTGGCTGGAACATAAAACCCTCTGAGAAACTCCACGGCACTGCGCAGTGATAAAAAGAAATTGGTGTTAATAAAGACAGACAAGGAGGCATGAAAGCTGTGACCCTGTGCCAAGAAGCATAGGAAATCTGGCGGAGCTGcataaacaaaaacatttccttaaaGGCTCGGCAGCCCCAAGCAGGCAAGTGATACCCTCGGCACAATTTGCAAAAGCTGAGCAGGAGCGGGAAGGAGAATAGCTGACGGCAAGCTCAGTCTCCCAGAGCTGAGGCAGTCCTGTGGTGGACCGGCTTGCCTCGCCACCCAGCAGGAGATGGGAGAGATTTCTAGCTCCCTCCTCCAAGTTTAGCAGCTGGGATTgactccccaccccccaaaaaagctgCCTGAGAATCTGACCTCACCCAGACCTCTGTTTGTGAGCCGGCTTTGCTGGTTTCGCATGTGCCACGGGACCTCTGGCTGGGGAGATCGAACACGAGAAGCCCTAAAGGCAGTGATGTTGGGATGCAGAGGAAACCAGAAGTAACGCCGCTCACTTCTAATTAGGGGTTCGGTCCAGGCTTGAGCCTCCACTAACCAGAAGCCTCTTGCCACACATGAAATTCACTGGCCATCTCCCTCTGGCTGGACAGACTGGGGGGACCGAGCCACTGCCTGCGGGGTGCCCCCAGCTGAGGGCAGCATGCCTGCGAGGGGACACCGGGGATGGGTCGTTGCTCAGCTTTTCTAGCGATCCCCAATTCCTGTAATTACTAATCTGTTCTGGGAAGCCTATTCCTTCTTGCACCGTGAAATAAAGATAACTGGTGAGAACCCCGTAACGCACACCCGTgcaggggcagagctgccttGGGAGCCCTCACTCCACGTTTCCTGAGCTCTCTGCAGGAAGAGTCTTGGCCTCAGTGTTTTGGTGACCCAGGCTGTTGCAGCCAATTTCTAAATACTCctgtgaaatgtttattttgcaatATCTTCTGCGAGCAGACGGGTGCTCTCTTGCTAGCGAGTCTCAGTGAGCGCACCGGGGTTTTTCATTCTCAAGGCGGTCTGGAAACTTCAATAgccatgaaaataattaaaatattattgttaAGCACTAGCAGTTGATGTTGACAGTGATCAGCTGTAGGTGCTGGAGCATTACCAGAGCAGAGGTGACATGTCAGCCATTCCTGTGCCTTATTCAGATGGGCAGACTCCCTAATCACTTGCAGTTTTTAGTATGGGGTGGAAAGTAGAG
Protein-coding sequences here:
- the MRRF gene encoding ribosome-recycling factor, mitochondrial is translated as MAMALRCFRHLPSLLYRSSFTTIRGLPQAPAGCPALLLDGCRQCVHQMLLTRQLATKKAKGKGQSQARVNISAALVEDIINLEETNEDMQAVVEALKEDFSRNLSVRTSQGALDHIIVMTKDGKFPLNQLGQISQKSPQLIIVNMTNFPESTAAATKAIRESGMNLNPEVDGTIIRVPIPKVTREHRESLAKLAKQSTNKSKEALRKVRSKSINQVKKFKNKVSEDTIWLLEKQIQQMADSTAAEMDKLLAAKTKELLG